The DNA segment ACACCCTCTCTCCTCTGCAAGGTTGCAGTCCCAGTTTaacaacacacacagaaactcGGCTGCTGCTGGGAGATGACCCTAGAGCGGACGCAGCCTAGGCCCCACCGAGGTCCCTCCTGGGGACAGCAGGGGTCGATGACGCTGCCCACACAACATAGGGTGCTGCTCATTCTGGGAAGTTTCATTTCTTACTGTGTCACTTAAAGTTTACAAAACGACCCTGGTGGAGCTTACATGAACAGTCTCTGTGATTTTGCTTAAAGGAATGTCCAGTTCCTAACCCAAGTTCAAGGCAGCAAGGCCACGATGTCACCcaaaggaagaggcagagtggCTCCCGCCCGGGGCTCCTGGAGCTGGGTGCTTCTCTCGTGTTGTCCTGCATCACTGGGGGCCCTCACCACATATTATCAGGCATGGGAAAGGAAGTTTGGGCCAAAGTTTTGGACACCTGATGCATGAGTTAGCATTTGCATACAATTCTATAAAAGCattataggagcgcctgggtggctcagtcggttaagcgtccaactttggctcaggtcatgatctcatggttcggttcacgggttcaagccccgcattcggctctgtgctgtcagcacagatcctgtctccctctctctctctctaaaataagcatattttttttaaaagcattgtatgttgttaacataatttttaaacagaatttgtCTTTCACAGCCACATACTAGTAGCATAAGTAACAATTCCTCTTCTTGGTGAGCATTCAAAAGGCTCACCCATTCCTCACTATTATGTGCCCTATTAGTCGTTCTGGGAATACTTTCCATGTAATCACCTTGGACTAGATTCCTAGAAGAGGCTATAATACATTGAGATGTTTACACCTGAATGTTTCTCTAGCATCCCTAATGCAATGTTAAGACCACAAAATTACATCTATCATTTATCCAACATTAAATGAGTTCCCCCTGCGAGCTGCTTAAGGGCAAGTCACTGTCACAAAAGCTGACAGAACAGTGCTGTGAGAGGAAGACGTAAAACAAAGCAACTAATAGTATAATTTTGTGACCATTACAACTACGGAAAACTTCAGGAAAACATGTGATCTTCACTTTGGGCTCTCCCACTTTTTACAGTATTCTTTgtgcaatattttcaaaatgaaacttaagtgaaaaattaatttaatgagAGTCCAAAGCAGTTAGGGGCTTCCTGACTTCCTTCcagctccccctccctctttcctgttGGGTATATTACTGGCAAGTAATTTACTTTCCCTCAGCTTTCCTTTATTCACCCTCAAAATGCAATAttttggggttgggggagggagcagagaagtaAGAGATTCCAATGGGTATAAGTATTtttggaggggctgggggatgaaaatgttttgaaaatagacCATGGTGATGGTTACATCTCTCAgtgaatttactttttaaaaaaaaatcacagaattgtaTAAACAGGTGAAatgtatggtatataaattatatctcaataaatctgttacttaaaaaaaaaaaaaaaaaaaaggaagaagaaagccaGTCTTAAAATCAATTGTGGTCAGAGGCCCCAGGGTCTTACTTACCGCGTCCCAAACCACCGCGGCGACTCCCAGCTGTCTCCAGTCCTGCCGGATCCGGATCGTGTGGTTCGCAAAGGAGAAGGTGGCAAGAGGTTTGTGGAATTTCTGCAAGCCCATTACCGCTGTCTCCTCGTAGGGCACCAGGGCCATGTCacctgcatccagctctctgctcccTCAAAGCTGTTGGGCAAAAGAATCTCGCGTGACGCTAGGGCCAGAAATACTCATTCTCTTTTAAATCgctccaaatgttttttttaaggtcGTTTTACATgttcaaaagaagaaacacaggtGGGGGGAACCTTTGTCTAATTCCTTTTGCATGGCTCTTCCCCTTCTGGGGAGAGAAATTTAGTCCTGAATCCATGCTAAAAGGTGTCTTTGGGCACAAGAACCCAAGACCGTGCAACTCCTGCAGGATGCCCTACGCACTCTGCTGTCACCACTGGGTGAATTCCGAACCCAGCCGCGTTTGAAGCGGAGCGGAGCggcgctgacagcccagggccgcAGAGAACGCGGCTCTTTCTAAACTGGCCAGGCCCACGCAGACTGCAGCTACCGCCCGCTGCGGCCGGCAGGGTAGTTCCTGCGGTTTTGCTTAGGtgttccctccaccccctctAAATTCAGTGCGTTCACTAGTTACCGCCGAGGACCCGAACCAGCACTTGGACTGGGTGTTAACGGTTTGATTATCCGGCTCTTTGACACCAGCTGGATATACACGGTCGACGTAGCTCCACCTCGCCGAGACTGGAAGTGAAACACACTGGCGGATTCCGAGTCGCCGCCGGGGAGAGCCAGAGCCGGGGTCCGGGGTGGACTCGGGCGTCCGCGGCTCGGAGGCCTGCCCCGAGTCCCCcgaacccgccccccccccccggtcccctCCTAAGGGCCGACAGGTACGCACTCGCTTCCGGCGGGCCCCAGTGCTCCGGGAACCGGTGGAAGTGGGGGTCGGGCAGCCGGTCCACTGGGCCCTTCGGGACCCCCAGCCACGTGGGACGGGTCCTACACCGGGAGTGCAGTGACACAGCCCAGCCCGAGGCGGGCCTCGCCCCTACTTACCGCTGCGGATCTGGCCCCGAGTGGCGCGCATTGTTTGCCCCGCCCCGAGCGCGGCTGCCGCAACCACCCGCCTTAAAGGGCCAGGACCCGAGACCGCCGGGCGCCTGCAGCGCGGCAGGCGGCGGGGGTGGGCGGCGCGCGCCGGGAGACACGCGTTTCCGGTCCCACCTCCCCCAGACAGGTGTTTCCCGAGCGCTGGAGTGCGCGGCGTCGCAAGTGTGCTGGCCGCGCCCTGGAGGAAGACGCTGGGGGAGAGGGCATCAGGCCTCCCTCCGGTGGGTCCCCAAAGTATTCAGACCACCAAATCGGTTTCCCGGCCGCCGAGGGCAGCGTGGGCGAAGGCAACGAGGTGTGGAGCCGCGGGTAGGTGCGCGGAGAAGGCGCGGGGTGCTCTGGCGGCCGGTGAGAGGGAGACCACCAACCTGGCGCTAAGGTCTTGCGCTGGTTCCACCTTCCTGTGAGCTCGTTCTCACCCCTGCGCAGGCGCGCGcgcactgtgtgtgtatgtgtgtatttgcgtggtttggttttggtttttttctagtttgtgtGCTCTCCTGTTTTTCCTGTTAAAGGTGGCCAGTTAGCAGGTGTAGGAGAAAGTTTGCTCCGAAGTATACGTGGTCACCCATTTGTCCTCGCGTCACCAAAGTGAGGACCGAAGCGGCGTCATCACCGCTTGGTGGCAACAGAGTAGGAAAAGTGACAAAGCCCTTGTCAACTAGAGCGCGAACTCAGAGTCCGCACGCGGCGCCTGGGCCTCCATAGTAAAACGGGCTCCGGGGGCGCAGGGAAGCCGGGGGACGCGCAATTGGCCCCACACCCGGTCCCGGGCGTTGCTGCAGTCCCAAGGCTCTAGTCTCCCTCCTTCCAGTGCCCACGTTGGTGCACCTGCCGATGCGACACCTGTGTTTGACGTGAAAGCCACTGACCTAGGCTGCTGGCCCTTGGAAAGCGCGGCTGGAGTGAGCACCCAAGCGTGCGACCGCGCGGGCAGCGGTGTCCTCTTCGCGGGAaaggtttcctttccttccagtaCTCTGacctccagccccgccccccacccaccgccGCTCGGTCACGGCGATTCTCAGACGCGGCTGCACGTTAGAATGTAGGAGAGCGCTTTTCACGTCCCTCTGCCTGGACTCTGCCAAGGGAAAGTCTCAGTGTGAGGAGACCGGAGCACTGGTACTTTTAAGAGCTTCCTGGTAATTCCGCTTGAGACCCGCTCTAAGAACCTCAGGCCAACCCTAAACCATCCCCTCGCCTcacctcacccctcccctcctgcagGGGGCGTGCCGGCCTCTGTAGGCATTTCTTTAACCTTCCAACAGAAGGCTGGGGCTGCAAAGCGGACTTAAGTGAACTTCCAAGATCAGCAGTGAAGGTCttttaccaacttttttttttctttgctcagtttatttttatttaaaaaatttttctgtaagagaatttatttttgaagcagtcTTAAGTTCACAACAAAATTGGAAAGAAGGTGCAGATTTCCCATTCACTCCCAGCCCCAGCACATGCAGAGCCTCcccccattatcaatatcccCTAGCAAAGTGGGACATTTTTACAATTCATTAACCTCCATTGACACATCactatcacccaaagtccatagtttatctTAGGGTTCGTTCTTGGTATTGAGCATtttatgagtttggacaaatCTATGATGGcatatatccaccattatagcATCATGTAGAGAAGTGTCACTTCCCTAAAAAAACCCGTGCTCCACCCatttatctccctccctcctccataaCCCCTGATCTTTTTACTCAACTCCTATGATAGGTCCATACAAAAGAGTGCGATTACTGGATCTTATGGTAAAggaatgttgagttttataagaagCCACCAGACTTCCCAACTGGtcgtaccattttgcattcccactggcaaCGAATGACAGTTCCTGTTGCCCCACATCCTTGTCAGTATTCAGGCGTTGTCAGTGttgtgaattttagccattctggtggtgTGTTGTGGTTGTCGTAATTTGCAATCCCCTAACGACCTACGattgtggagcatcttttcatatgcttatttgccactgtgtgtcttctttaatgaAGTGTCTGCTAAGTCTTTGAcccacttttttctttatcctatcttatttattttccagcttttttgAGATATCATTGACATATTTAAGTTGAAGGTACACAgggtgatgatttgatacatgtatgtaCTGCAAAATGATGACTacagtaaggttagttaacacatccaccATCTCACATAGTTAtaattttgtgcatgtgtgtggtgaGAGCATTTAAGATTTACGGTCTTAGCAACTATCCAGTACATAATACAGTATCGttaactgtaatcaccatgctGAATATTAGATGcctagaatttattcatcctaTAACTTTGTACCCTCTGAACAGCATCTCCtcgtttcccccacccccagctcctggcaaccatcattccactctgtgtttctatgagtttggcttttttaaaaatagataccaCATATAAGTCATATTATAGAGTGTTAGTCTAGCTTCCATCACTTAGCATAGGGTCCTCAAGACCCAACTGTGTTGTTGCcaatagcaggatttccttcctttttatggatgaataatattctaatacatatgatatatattatatgatatatatgtcacaccatacaccacattttctttattcattcgtcTGTCAACAGAACTAGGTTTCCATGTCTCGGacattgtaaatgatgctgcaataagtAATATTTGCAATGCTGTAAATAATGAGggtgcaggtatcttttcaagatagcgattttgtttccttcagatataaaCCCAGAAGCGGGATTACCGGATCACAGGTATCTCTctgcttaactttttgaggagctttCCACACTGTTCATATTGTTTTCCGTAGTGGCTGTACCAaattgtattcccaccaacagtgcactaaggttcccttttctccacatcctctccaacacttgttatcacTTGTCTTTTTGGTAGTTGCCACTCTAACAgatgtgtggtgatatctcagaatgcttttgatttgcatttccctgatgagtagtgatgccgagcatcttttcatgtacctgttgtttggccctttttttttttttaattttttaatgtttattcatctttttttgggggggggaggggcagagagagagggagaaacaggatctgaagcaggctccaggctctgagctgttagcacagagcccgatgtgaggctgaacccatgaaccatgagatcgtgaccagagctgaagtcagatgcttaactgcctgagccacccaggcaccctccattTTTAATCTGATGATTTGCTTATTgttagttttaagagttctttgtatattttggataacaatcttctatcagatatgtcttttgcaaatattttctccaagtctgtggctggtcttttaattctcttgacagtgtcttttgcagagcagaaatttttgTTATAATAAAGTCCACCTTACCAATTCTTACTTTCATGGATATTGCCTTTGGCATTGCATCTAAAAAGGCATCGCCAAATCCAAGGTTATCTGCATTTTCTGTTGTGTTATCTTGTAGTTTTATtgctttgcattttaatttaggTTTGTggtccattttcagttaatttttatgcAGGGTGCAAGGTCTGTGTCTAGACTCATGTTTTTGcgtgtggatgtccagttgttccagcaccatttgttgaaaagactgtcttttcttcattgtattgTCATTTCCAAGATCTTTGTCCAAGATCAGTTGATTATATTTATGTAGGTCTGTTTGTGGGCTCTCCATTCCACTAATCTGTTGGTCTGTTCTTTCACCAGTACCTCTCTGTCTTGATTATTGCAGCTTATAGTAAGTCTGAAGTCAGGGAGGCAGTCCTCCAACTGccttctccttcaatattattttttcttgtctgggcttctctccctctccttttccctctcctgggctctcctttctctcttaccTCCTCTACGTCTCTGTGCTGCTACTGCCTCTCAGCTTTcctctcttctcattttcttcttctctctctttgtccctttcctGTGGGGAACCAGGATGGGGCACAAGAAAgatggtgaaaatgtaaattctGCCTCTAATACTTTAATTGGGATGACAAGTAACTCCTAAAGCTCCCTAGACCCCAGGCTCCTCACATGTAAAGCCtggcccctccttccttccttctccctcctctctgctgttGATTCTCAAATCACACCGAAGGctttacaaaacaaaaccttcacaACCTCTCCAGCACTGCACTCACATAGGACGTTTGTCTGATTGTATTTACTTACAGTTTATCTAGAAGCTGTCGTTCACTTTTTCTCAGTACATCGAATAGCAGAAGCTGACAGAACACAGGTGTGAAAGAGATGGAAATTTCAAGCATTAGGGAGAAGTTTTGAGTGGGTGGCGTAGTTTAGCTTTCCAGTAAAGTAGATCTTGTTTTGGAGCTCTGCCTAGCTCATAATGACTCCTGGGCCCCCAGGGGCAGCATCAGCTAAGACTACAGACCACCTTTATCCATCCGGGATTCTAAGACCTGAAGACAGTTCTCCTGACAGTCTTGCTGGGGATATGCAAAAAATAGATTCACTTTCTCCATGATCCAAATTTCAAAGTGCAGTTCAACCATAACAATCTGTAAATGATTGTGCTTTTTCCTAACAGCAAGGGGAACTGGGCTTCTTTTCTGGGTCCCCTCCTGGACCCAGACAACTGAAAAGGGAACGTGTTTGGGCGTCTCCTCCAGCTCAGTGGGTTCCCTATGCAGACTGTTGGCCTAGACTGTTGGCCTCTTCATGCCCACGCACCCCCTTGTAGGAGACAAAACTTTGGATGGGATAAAATATAAGTAAGTACACCCAGAGGCCTAGGGTtgatagctttttctttttatccccaaGATCAAATTGCCTTTTCCCGACCACCTCCCCAGAGAATAATGATGGAAGGGTGCTTATTGTATTGTcccttctgttttttggaactaGTCCATGTACTAGGTCATAGCAGAAGCAGCCACCTTGGTACAACATGATATCACCCTGGGCCAGCAGGCTGGGGACGTAGTTCTCTCCACAGAGCGAGAGTTCAGAATGGCTATTGGACATCTGTTATTGTGATCAGCCCAGCATCCATGTCCCATTTGGCTGGTAGCAGATCCCTTCTGCTAGTGGTCAAGAGCCCAGCCTTTGTGGCCTGGGAGTCTAGGTCAAACCCCAGCTCTTGCAGCTTACAACTCTGAGGCCTTGACCAAGACGCATTCATAAgtgcctcaatttccccaccTATAAAAAGGGATAAAGTGTCGATTCAATTAGTAAACAGACATGATGCTGAGTTTAAAACAATTTAACTTATCTAAAGTACCATACCCAACAGTCAACTTCATGTAGCATTTGCTCTTAATATGTTTGGGGTAGGGCTGACCTTGGCCCCGGCTCCAGGCCTAGGCAATGAGCATTTCCTTCCACCTGCCTGTGGGTGGTCCAGAAGCAGGCATGTGACCAAAGCTGGGCTTACCTACAGCAGTTCCTGAGACCTGCTGGGACTCTCCAAAAAGCAGAGTGTTGGCAAAGGATATAAAGTCTGGAGGTCCTGTTGGTCACCTGGTCCCAAGAGGGCTgagccagcagaggagggggaggctgcCTCTTACAGTGCCCTGTGACCACCAGGATCCAGCTGGCTGGGAATTTTCAGTTATTTGAGCTGTTCAATTCCCTAATTAGCTTAAGCCAGGTTGAACTGCTTTCTTTTGTCCCCTGCAGAAGCAAAACAATCCTGACGCATTCAGTCTGGGCCGGACCCTTGAACAAAGGAGATGTAAAGTCCATCAGCATGGTGTGCGTGGAGTGTGTATGGGGTTGCAGAGAGCAGCTGGGGGCTCTCCTGTCCACAGCCTTTCCTGGCTGCACCTGGGTTCCCAGGGCCCATGGGCCACAAGTGTAACCTGATGATACATTCCCTTCTCTTGCTTAAGCTGGCTTGAGTGGCTGATGCACACAAGAGTCGTGATGAGTAGtatgttttctgttgtttgtttttagaaagtgCAGAGTGGACCAATGTAAACATTCTGTAAGATCCCGGTGTATAATTTAGCCATAGCTAGCTTACTGTCATACTTGCCAAACAACAGATAACGATCCTAGCAGATGAACATGTGTTTGAAAGACAAAAGTCTCCTCTCCACACTCACTGTCAACAGATGACCAGAGTTAGCACAGACTTTGATAAATGTTGGTGGAATGGAAGCATGATCTCCGGAGACATCTTTCTGCCCATTCTAGGAGGAAGAGGTGGCCCCTCCCTATACCAAAAGTGCCACCTCCACCGCAGTGCAGTGCAAGAGTTGGGAggttgggggggcacctgggtggctccagcttcggcttaggtcatgctctcaccattggtgagtttgagcccctgtccggttctgtgttgacagctcagagcctggagcctgctttggattctgtgtctccctctctctctgccctcccctgcttgtttgcgtgcgcactctctctcctctctctctctctcaaaaattaattaattaaaaacaaacaacgcacacacacacacacacacacacacactggagtactGCTTGGCTGCCTGCCTGAGGCCTGACTCCCCAGCCAGCACCCCGCCACCCCATGGGTCAGTGCCCTGTCTTGCTGGATGACCCTGCCACCTCTCCTTCTAGAAGCCCACTGCCATCACTTGGCCCGCACATGATCTTTATAGCTATGCATTTTAGTGGTTCTCCATTACCTACAAGTTCACTGCATCAAAATTCAAAGacctcatttgttttcctttatattctgCCTTGTTCCAGAAAATAATTAAggcagtatctctctctctctctttttttttttttaatattctccaTGATCTCACTATAAAACTAGACCTTCAAAATAGTTTTAGAACTCATACCAAATTATTAGCTCAGTTTGGTCCTGTCATCTGTTGGTTTGAAGGGGATCTCTCCAGGGGGCAtctactctgtgctgggcacaggaCTGCAGTTGAGACCTCAGTCTTAGGGTCTTGGTTCAGCTGGGCCTCCAGCCCATGAAGTCAGTGTATTAGTTGCCGAGAGCTGCCATAATAAGGGACCACTAACTGGGTAACTTACAAAATACAgcctcccagttctggaggctgagtcTGAAATTGAGGTGTAGGCCAGCCATAGCCCCTCCAAAGGTTCTATGGGAAGAAtcatccttgcctcttccagcttcttgtGGCCCGTGGCCTTCCTTGCCTTGTGGCAGTGTACCCCAggcctctgcctccatcttcgTGTGGCCGTCTTCGCCCTGGGGCTCTGTCTCCAACTCTCCCAgtctttataaggacaccagtcattggatttagggctcaccctaatgCAGTACGACCTCATCTTTAAGTaaatctgcaaagaccccatttccaaataaggtcacattcacaggtccTGGATGTTAAGGCTTCAGCATATCTTTTGAGAGGACACCATTCAACCCATAACAGCCAGAGCAGCAAGAACAAATGAGGACAAAAATTCAACGAAAAACGGTTTTTTTTAACTCTGGATTTGACTAAAACTCACCATTTTGTAGTGGAAACTGGAATAGGATAGTGGTTGAGAATGTGGGTTATTGGATCATAGTGTCTGAGTTGAAATCCTGCAAagatctgtttccttccttttgtgaAAGTAGAATAATAGTAATGCCCACATCATTGGACTGTTTGGAGGAGGGGGTGGTCAGTGAGCTAAAACATCAGTCACCACATACAATACCTGcatgtaatctttttaaaaaaatttttttaatgtttattcatttttgagagagacagagtgtgagtgggggaggagcagagagagagggagacacagaatctgaagcaggctccaggctccgagctgtcagcacagagcccaacacggggctcaaacccacgaactgtgagatcatgacctgagccaaagtcagacgcttagccgactgagccacgcaggcacccctgcataTAGTAATCTCTTAATAAGACCATCTATTATTAACTCAGCAGTATTTGACTATTCTggtttacttttttctgtttctcatttagaatcttaaaatttccaaaaacaaGAACACTTTAAATAAATCCACTCTGTTAACAGCCTTAAATCAAAACATTATTGTGCGCTTAGGCAGGTCTTATCTGTCATTTTGTAAATGGCCTACTGTGTGTTCCACTTCTTTTAAAGCAACAGGGATTATAAATATCAAGTTCTTTTGACATTGGATTCTATTACAGTGAATGATCTGCTCACATGGGTAACCCTCTATGTGAAGGTAAAATGGACTATAAATATCAAGCCATTGTGGCATTGTATAGCCACTGCAGTGAACAGGAAGAGAGTGGCCACTTGATTTATTTAAACTGAAATTTGCCATAATGATAGCAGCATGAGACAACACCAAGCCATCACCCAAGTTCAAGAGCTGTCTACACAGTATGCAGTTAAAATGAATTTTGTTACCGTGAAATTTCACCTGTGGTGATTTTTTTCACTAATGTGGGCCAAGACAAATTGGTTAGACTACTAATCTCCAAAAAGTATAAGCCTTCAGGGACTGAATGTTGTGAAAGCAAATTGGACACATTTTTCTACTATTATTGAGAAAGCATGGAGttgagaaaaggaacagaaagttgaagaaatttctttaaatttattgttaaTGTTCCTCTCCGTATTTTTTAGAATGCTTGATTCTAATCCAAGCTACTATGATGAAGGTTTTGGGttaatcttttatttaacataatatagATTAGTATTATAGTTGTACTATaacctcattttaaagataaagaaattgaggggcgcctgggtaatacagtcagttgagtgtccaactcttgattttggctcaggtcatgatcccagggtcgtgggatggagtccgcattgggctcctcgctgagcaggaagcctgtttgagattctttccctgtctccctgtgcccttccccGATgtgtgcacactctgtctctaaaataaaaaagtaaaaaaatttttaaaagagtagaAAGATAAATTGAGACATagacattttcaaaagatttttttttaacatttatttatttttgagagacagagaaagagcgtgagccggggagaggcagagagagaaggagacacagatctgaagcaggcttcaggctcccagctgtcagcacagagcctgatgcgggcttcgaacccacaaactgcgagattatgacctcagccaaagtcagatgcttaactgactgagccacccaggtgcccctcagaagatattttttaatctgaGACTCTTAATTACTATACACTAGAGTTTAAAGTGTTATCAGTAAACACATTGCCTTTAACTTCTAACCCAGTAGCACTTCTCAAACATTTTGGTCTCGAGATCCTTTATGctctttaaaattattaaggACCCCAAAGAACTTTTCTTTGTATGGGTTCTATCTACTGATATTTATCATAttagaaattttaagttttaagaaattaaaacttaatgcagtggggctcctgggtggctcagtcagttaggcgtccgacttcagttcgggtcgtgatctcacggttcgtgggtttgagccccgtgttgggttctgtgctgacagctcagagcctggaacctgcttcagcttctgtgtctccctcgctctctgcccctcccccactcacactctgtctctctctctctctctctcgctcgctcgctcgctcacttgctcaaaaataagtaaccgttacaaaaaattataaaaaaagccCAACACAGTAGATTATATTGTTAATTCATTTTAAGGTAACAATTTGACTTCTGTTACACATTAGCATCACAGCAATGACATCATCGTGTGTAGAGCACTTCTGGAAGACTCCATAGTATACTCTTGAGAGAATGAGCAAAATACCAAacatcttagtattattatgaaaatcgTCTTGATCTTGTGGATTCTCTAGAAAGGTCTCAGGATTCCCCAGGAGCTGAAGTCCAGACTTTGAGAACCATTCATCTAAACCATTCCTACATCTGCATAGCAAAACTGTGGTTTTTGTCCAAACTACTGCttttaaggaataaataacaAGAATACTTGTAAAACTCTGAGCTTCTaacactaaatatatatatatatatattagatatgtTATcaattttcctgttctctttaACATGGAAGCAACATAGGCAACACAAGAGTTTGTGTCTGAGGGGACTCTGGAAGCTGGTGtcctgggttctaatcccagGTCTGCCACTTAGCTGCATGCCTTGAGGGAGTCATGTAACTTCTCAACCTCAGTATCCTGTCTATAAAATGAACAGGCTATTCCCATTGACCTCAGAGGCttgctgtgaggattaactgaAATAATCTCTGTAAGGGAAGGGCTTTTCCAGCCCCCTCCCAGGTAACTTGGGGCCGTGTAGCTGGGCTGTGGCCGCTAGGATGAGGGCCATGTCACGTCCCTCACCCCAGAGCCCTCTCTTGCCCATTTCACACCCTCAGAGGCGGACAAACTGGAGGAGCTGGATTTCTGAGTCCCTGGATTGTGacgtgagcaagaaataaacctttgttgtgGTAAACCACTGAAATTTTGGAGTTTACTCACTATTGCAATGTTTGTTGCCTGGCCTCTCTTCACTAATACACAAGGACCGGCCATGTGCGTGGAAGGAGAGGACTCTAAGGGGGTGACATTTCAATGGAAGTTTAAAAGattagttggggtgcctgggtggctcagtcggttaagcatccgatttcggctcaggtcatgatctcatggtccatgagtttgagccccacatcgggctctgtgctgacagctcagagcctggagcctgtttcagattctgtgtctccctctctctctcctcctcctccactcatgctctgtctctctcttcccaaaaataaataaatgtttaaattaattaattaattaattaattaaaaaataaaag comes from the Acinonyx jubatus isolate Ajub_Pintada_27869175 chromosome C1, VMU_Ajub_asm_v1.0, whole genome shotgun sequence genome and includes:
- the LOC128311886 gene encoding uncharacterized protein LOC128311886, which codes for MLKGVFGHKNPRPCNSCRMPYALCCHHWLHLAETGSETHWRIPSRRRGEPEPGSGVDSGVRGSEACPESPEPAPPPRSPPKGRQVRTRFRRAPVLREPVEVGVGQPVHWALRDPQPPRGGPRPYLPLRIWPRVARIVCPAPSAAAATTRLKGPGPETAGRLQRGRRRGWAARAGRHAFPVPPPPDRCFPSAGVRGVASVLAAPWRKTLGERASGLPPVGPQSIQTTKSVSRPPRAAWAKATRCGAADSVARCWDPQMIPDQPYGRCTPATSQHRDLADLGFSSSLGADAVPPFLCLGVGQSQGPGLSPLCPFSVTDTATFIFVPQTCCSRPLPLPLPAVSCSSHMEDPGQVHLSRLKQREETL